A region from the Halobellus litoreus genome encodes:
- a CDS encoding preprotein translocase subunit SecD produces the protein MVDVRDNWRVFLLVIFLLISAFALFSPTLAADDGGEGGNVAGGSNVTNLQYGLELSGGTRVRAPLVGVTAEGVDFVGDEPRTVEQNVASELENASPADVIARAEARPGGQSTAQPQSSPGNTVEVTAEGIATDDLAAALDAAEYDHETVRTGVTETTREEVVRILQNKINEAGLSGGTVQQVTTAQGDNYVLVEVPNQDASSVRDLVGERGTVVIEAYYPTENGSSYARDVVLQQEDFQSIGTAQESDAGGAYVPVTVSESVAPDFQTAMQDTGLAQPGGTRCTYQADTESTEPCLLLVVNGEVTNAFGMSPGLADSMRSGEWAGNPVFQLQTTNVSEAQEVSINLRAGALPAQLDFSRESGGTTSYISPSQGADFRFNSLLTGIIAVLAVSGTVFARYRDVRVAAPMVVTALSEVVILLGFAAGIGYPLDLSVIAGFIAVIGTGVDDLIIIADEVMAEGQIDSRRVFQSRFRKAFWVIGAAAATTIIAMSPLAILSLGDLQGFAIFTILGVLVGVLITRPAYGDILRSLTTVDR, from the coding sequence ATGGTCGACGTCCGCGACAACTGGCGGGTGTTCCTCCTCGTGATCTTCCTGCTCATCTCCGCGTTCGCGCTCTTCTCGCCGACGCTGGCCGCAGACGACGGCGGCGAGGGCGGCAACGTCGCGGGCGGGAGCAACGTGACCAACCTCCAGTACGGACTGGAGCTCTCCGGCGGGACGCGCGTCAGAGCGCCGCTCGTCGGCGTCACCGCCGAGGGCGTCGACTTCGTCGGCGACGAACCACGGACGGTCGAACAGAACGTCGCTTCCGAGCTCGAAAACGCGAGTCCGGCCGACGTCATCGCCCGTGCAGAGGCCCGACCCGGCGGGCAATCGACCGCACAGCCCCAGTCGAGCCCTGGCAACACCGTCGAGGTGACTGCCGAGGGAATCGCGACCGACGACCTCGCTGCCGCCCTCGACGCCGCCGAGTACGACCACGAGACGGTCCGAACGGGCGTCACGGAGACGACGCGGGAAGAGGTCGTCCGGATCCTCCAGAACAAGATCAACGAGGCCGGGCTCTCCGGCGGGACGGTCCAGCAGGTGACGACCGCACAGGGCGACAACTACGTCCTCGTCGAGGTGCCGAATCAGGACGCCTCGTCGGTCCGCGACCTCGTCGGCGAGCGCGGGACCGTCGTGATCGAGGCGTACTATCCCACCGAAAACGGCAGCAGTTACGCCCGCGACGTCGTCCTCCAGCAGGAGGACTTCCAGAGCATCGGGACCGCCCAGGAGAGCGACGCCGGGGGCGCGTACGTCCCGGTGACGGTCTCTGAGTCCGTCGCGCCGGATTTCCAGACGGCGATGCAGGACACCGGACTCGCACAGCCCGGCGGGACGCGATGTACGTATCAGGCCGACACCGAGAGCACGGAGCCGTGTCTCCTCCTCGTCGTCAACGGCGAGGTGACGAACGCCTTCGGGATGAGCCCCGGACTGGCCGATAGTATGCGAAGCGGCGAGTGGGCGGGCAACCCCGTCTTCCAGCTGCAGACCACGAACGTCTCGGAGGCCCAGGAGGTCTCGATCAACCTCCGCGCCGGTGCCCTCCCGGCGCAGCTTGACTTCTCCCGTGAGAGCGGCGGAACGACCTCCTACATCTCCCCCTCGCAGGGTGCGGACTTCCGGTTCAACTCGCTCCTGACGGGGATCATCGCCGTCCTCGCGGTCAGCGGCACGGTCTTCGCCCGCTACAGGGACGTTCGCGTCGCCGCGCCGATGGTCGTGACCGCGCTCTCGGAGGTCGTCATCCTCCTCGGGTTCGCGGCCGGGATCGGCTACCCGCTGGACCTGTCGGTCATCGCCGGCTTCATCGCCGTCATCGGGACCGGCGTGGACGACCTCATCATCATCGCCGACGAGGTGATGGCCGAGGGGCAGATCGACTCCAGACGCGTCTTCCAGTCGCGCTTCAGGAAGGCGTTCTGGGTGATCGGCGCGGCGGCCGCAACGACGATCATCGCGATGTCGCCGCTGGCGATCCTCTCGCTCGGGGACCTGCAGGGCTTCGCCATCTTCACCATCCTCGGCGTCCTCGTCGGGGTGCTCATCACCCGGCCGGCGTACGGTGACATCCTCCGGTCGCTGACGACGGTCGACCGGTAG
- a CDS encoding GldG family protein: MQARDLTAPAVAFVVIVAVVVGGAAVIPLVSGGDTPEVTNLAERQTDLDAVRVDPAEETGEITMDSGASGKTILVDQAHGNELSDEKLSTLTTTLVENGHEVQFVTREQARGQAWNQSLRSADALLVANPGQPYTPEQIAGVRAFNEAGGRVVLLSDPASASGAGALTSLLGLSVQQPASGGPGLGSTLGVAGQSGYLFNMHEYQHNFESIYATSGSGSLSQGVDRVVFHDARAVTTARGQTALSAVEQTRLSTTRRADTYAVAAQSGDAAIVGDTDFLAPTNAYTADNEAFVGNLADFLVSGQKTGNAPAPPSPEQGGSAAPRPAPTP, from the coding sequence ATGCAAGCGCGTGATCTGACCGCCCCCGCCGTGGCGTTCGTCGTGATCGTCGCCGTCGTCGTCGGCGGTGCCGCGGTCATCCCGCTCGTCTCCGGCGGCGACACGCCCGAGGTGACGAACCTCGCCGAACGGCAGACCGACCTCGACGCGGTCCGCGTCGACCCCGCCGAGGAGACCGGCGAGATCACGATGGACAGCGGCGCGTCGGGCAAGACGATCCTCGTCGACCAGGCGCACGGGAACGAACTCTCCGACGAGAAACTCTCGACGCTCACGACCACGCTGGTCGAGAACGGTCACGAGGTTCAGTTCGTGACCCGTGAGCAGGCCCGCGGCCAGGCCTGGAACCAGTCGCTCCGGAGCGCCGACGCCCTCCTCGTCGCGAACCCGGGACAGCCGTACACGCCCGAGCAGATCGCCGGCGTCCGCGCGTTCAACGAGGCCGGCGGCCGCGTCGTGCTGCTCTCGGATCCGGCCTCGGCGTCAGGCGCGGGCGCGCTGACGAGCCTGCTGGGACTGAGCGTCCAGCAGCCCGCAAGCGGCGGCCCCGGGCTGGGTTCGACGCTCGGCGTCGCGGGGCAGTCGGGCTACCTGTTCAACATGCACGAGTACCAGCATAACTTCGAGAGCATCTACGCGACGAGCGGAAGCGGCTCCCTCTCGCAGGGCGTCGACCGCGTCGTCTTCCACGACGCGCGTGCCGTCACGACCGCACGCGGACAGACCGCGCTCTCGGCGGTCGAACAGACGCGGCTGTCGACGACGCGCCGCGCCGACACCTACGCCGTCGCGGCGCAGTCCGGCGACGCCGCGATCGTCGGCGACACCGACTTCCTCGCGCCGACGAACGCGTACACGGCCGACAACGAGGCGTTCGTCGGCAACCTCGCGGACTTCCTCGTGAGCGGGCAGAAGACCGGGAACGCCCCGGCGCCGCCGTCGCCCGAACAGGGCGGTAGCGCGGCACCTCGACCGGCTCCGACCCCGTAA
- a CDS encoding ABC transporter permease: MSFDTTGFLALLRREVLRFLRRPRNTFLPPFITNVLYFSVFGVILGERIDQIAGVPYILFILPGLVVLGAISNAFENTSFNIFHGRWNRYIEEVLTSPLSYRTMVGAYVLAAATRGAIVGILIALIGAFFTSVGVVRPLYLVAFGVVITVLFAGLGVVAGLWADDFDDLTMLNQFILRPLVFFGGVFYSLNELPGTVQQVSLLNPMIYMVNGVRYGFLGVSEVDPDASLAVLSGLALVVVGLDVVLFRRGYGLSE; encoded by the coding sequence GTGAGTTTCGACACCACCGGGTTTCTCGCGCTGTTGCGCCGGGAGGTGCTGCGGTTCCTCCGCCGGCCGCGGAACACCTTCCTCCCGCCCTTCATCACCAACGTCCTGTACTTCTCGGTCTTCGGCGTCATCCTCGGCGAGCGCATCGACCAGATCGCGGGCGTCCCGTACATCCTCTTCATCCTCCCCGGTCTCGTCGTGCTGGGGGCGATCTCCAACGCCTTCGAGAACACCTCGTTCAACATCTTCCACGGCCGCTGGAACCGCTACATCGAGGAGGTGCTCACGTCGCCGCTGTCGTACCGGACGATGGTCGGCGCGTACGTCCTCGCAGCGGCGACTCGCGGAGCGATCGTCGGGATCCTCATCGCGCTCATCGGCGCGTTCTTCACCTCTGTCGGCGTCGTCCGGCCGCTGTATCTCGTCGCGTTCGGCGTCGTCATCACAGTGTTGTTCGCGGGACTCGGGGTCGTCGCCGGGCTGTGGGCCGACGACTTCGACGACCTGACGATGCTGAACCAGTTCATCCTCCGGCCGCTGGTGTTCTTCGGCGGCGTCTTCTACTCGCTGAACGAGCTGCCGGGAACGGTCCAACAGGTGTCGCTGCTGAATCCGATGATCTACATGGTCAACGGCGTTCGATACGGCTTCCTGGGCGTCAGCGAGGTCGATCCCGACGCGTCGCTCGCGGTTCTCTCGGGGCTCGCCCTCGTGGTCGTCGGACTCGACGTGGTTCTCTTCCGCCGGGGATACGGTCTCTCCGAATGA
- a CDS encoding DUF4112 domain-containing protein, whose protein sequence is MDSENRSDAADPSKSPETAESAARPETAESAGHPDTAESAGHPDTAEPTIGLDAAGPTARPRTVDVADPERLARLRRVSRLLDSAVEIPGVNVRVGLDPLLGLLPGVGDATATAASAYVVAEAAALGAPRATLARMCLNLLVDALLGSIPLVGDAFDVVWRANDRNVRLLEARLADPTAERRDRRVVIVLGIAVFVGVLTVSAAVVATLWWLFGVAGVV, encoded by the coding sequence GTGGACTCGGAGAACCGTTCCGACGCGGCGGACCCGTCGAAGTCGCCCGAGACAGCGGAATCGGCGGCTCGGCCGGAGACAGCGGAATCGGCGGGCCACCCAGATACCGCCGAATCGGCGGGCCACCCAGATACCGCGGAACCGACGATCGGTCTCGACGCGGCGGGGCCGACGGCCCGCCCTCGCACAGTCGACGTCGCGGACCCGGAACGACTGGCCCGACTCCGTCGGGTGAGCCGGCTGCTGGACAGCGCGGTCGAGATTCCCGGCGTCAACGTCAGGGTCGGTCTCGACCCGCTCTTGGGCCTGCTTCCGGGCGTCGGCGACGCGACCGCCACGGCCGCGTCGGCGTACGTCGTCGCGGAAGCGGCCGCCCTCGGCGCGCCCCGAGCGACGCTCGCCCGGATGTGCCTGAACCTCCTCGTCGACGCGCTCCTCGGGTCAATCCCGCTCGTCGGCGACGCGTTCGACGTCGTCTGGCGGGCCAACGACCGGAACGTCCGCCTGCTCGAAGCCCGGCTGGCGGACCCGACAGCCGAGCGCCGGGACAGGCGCGTCGTGATCGTCCTCGGTATCGCCGTCTTCGTCGGCGTCCTGACCGTCAGCGCGGCCGTGGTCGCGACGCTTTGGTGGCTGTTCGGCGTCGCGGGCGTTGTGTAG
- a CDS encoding DUF7511 domain-containing protein encodes MATDTNLPTDAPHADADAPHVGDAREQVLLARVEEYDDDPDECTIYPANATATELPTTWVTAEEGSFVSLDEMR; translated from the coding sequence ATGGCCACCGATACAAACCTCCCCACCGACGCCCCGCACGCCGACGCTGACGCGCCGCACGTCGGCGACGCCCGCGAGCAGGTCCTCCTCGCGCGGGTCGAGGAGTACGACGACGACCCCGACGAGTGCACGATCTATCCGGCGAACGCGACCGCGACGGAGCTCCCGACGACGTGGGTCACCGCCGAAGAGGGGTCCTTCGTCTCGCTGGACGAGATGCGCTGA
- a CDS encoding S49 family peptidase: protein MKRKPSAASAKTVFVVAIAAAVLVSAVLAPIAYDYGSSAQSDGTVSVITISGTISATTVDGISEDLRDARTNESVKAVVLKVDSGGGAVAPSERLYLEVLRTAEQMPVVASVQGTGASGAYYGMLPADEIFVLSSTQIGSVGVIGSGGSIPYPDSVIRTGPDKAQPTTDQRERTVESLKRQFVGRVMEHRGENISLSREEVAYARTYLGPEAVQNGYADSIGALPTAIDHAAELAGMENYDVVRHEPPGSLGLIFLASQTDNGTAIYKRSDQTNGLVPVTEPLMVDEIAHHDPEVVANASA from the coding sequence ATGAAACGCAAACCATCCGCGGCGTCGGCGAAGACGGTTTTCGTCGTCGCTATCGCCGCGGCCGTCCTGGTGAGTGCGGTACTCGCCCCCATTGCCTACGACTACGGCTCCTCCGCGCAGTCTGACGGGACGGTGTCGGTCATCACGATCTCCGGCACCATCTCCGCGACGACGGTGGACGGGATTTCGGAGGACCTCCGCGACGCCCGGACCAACGAGTCCGTGAAGGCGGTCGTCCTCAAAGTCGACAGCGGTGGCGGCGCCGTCGCTCCCAGCGAGCGATTGTACCTCGAAGTGTTGCGAACGGCAGAACAGATGCCCGTGGTCGCGTCGGTGCAGGGCACCGGCGCGTCCGGCGCGTACTACGGAATGCTCCCGGCGGACGAGATATTCGTCCTCTCCTCGACGCAGATCGGCAGCGTCGGCGTCATCGGGTCCGGCGGCAGCATTCCCTATCCGGATTCGGTGATCCGAACCGGCCCGGATAAGGCACAGCCGACCACGGATCAGCGGGAACGGACGGTCGAGTCTCTCAAGCGACAGTTCGTCGGCCGAGTGATGGAGCACCGCGGCGAGAACATCAGCCTCTCGCGCGAGGAGGTCGCCTACGCGCGGACCTACCTCGGGCCCGAGGCCGTCCAGAACGGCTACGCCGATAGCATCGGCGCGCTCCCGACGGCGATCGATCACGCCGCGGAGCTGGCCGGGATGGAGAACTACGACGTGGTCAGACACGAGCCGCCGGGTTCGCTCGGCCTCATCTTCCTGGCGAGCCAGACCGACAATGGAACAGCGATCTACAAGCGCAGCGATCAGACGAACGGCCTCGTCCCCGTCACGGAACCGCTGATGGTGGACGAAATCGCCCATCACGACCCGGAGGTGGTCGCCAATGCAAGCGCGTGA
- a CDS encoding DUF5812 family protein, with translation MTDADHDADGPDEASAASDESERVEGTFLVTAAEADSAVLKDVESGQVHTLSSNPGVECDDVVEGVVAPDPPLNVSYQLVETHSRRSLSVERSDEPPTAHSKELAATQDVGGLTREERAGTGEIHVITVPEDGTRTAVDDVLEDEEQLRSRAARLGVNRVEIRSSPGVLSVRYMP, from the coding sequence ATGACTGATGCCGATCACGACGCCGACGGGCCGGACGAAGCGAGCGCCGCCAGCGACGAGAGCGAGCGGGTCGAAGGGACGTTTCTCGTGACCGCCGCCGAAGCGGATTCGGCGGTGCTCAAGGACGTCGAGAGCGGGCAGGTTCACACGCTCTCTTCGAACCCCGGTGTCGAGTGCGACGACGTCGTCGAGGGCGTCGTCGCCCCCGATCCGCCGCTGAACGTCTCGTATCAGCTCGTGGAGACGCACTCGCGCCGCTCGCTGTCGGTCGAGCGGAGCGACGAACCGCCGACGGCGCACTCGAAAGAACTCGCCGCAACGCAGGACGTGGGCGGTCTCACCCGCGAGGAGCGCGCCGGAACCGGTGAAATTCACGTGATCACGGTCCCGGAAGACGGCACTCGGACAGCCGTCGACGACGTGCTCGAAGACGAGGAACAGTTGCGCTCGCGAGCGGCACGGCTCGGCGTAAACCGGGTCGAGATTCGCTCGTCACCGGGTGTGCTCTCGGTTCGGTATATGCCGTAG
- the trmY gene encoding tRNA (pseudouridine(54)-N(1))-methyltransferase TrmY has protein sequence MRQFLIVGHDAPTTPEFSLDDLAGGAGRLDVLCRCVNSAFFLSHSIREDVRVHLVLGDEFTVRFEGADLRRLNPDERSTAALVRQALEHREDAIGHVPAESTPGVSIRRMGFEETLDHVADGTTVFELHEDGDPIADVEPPADPLFVLSDHNEFADRERSLLDAEADRRVRVGPKVLHADHTITVAHNYLDTEGYTTY, from the coding sequence ATGCGACAGTTCCTGATCGTCGGCCACGACGCGCCGACGACGCCCGAGTTCTCCCTCGACGACCTCGCCGGCGGCGCGGGACGGCTCGACGTCCTTTGCCGCTGCGTCAACAGCGCCTTCTTCCTCTCGCACTCGATCCGAGAGGACGTGCGAGTCCATCTCGTGCTCGGCGACGAGTTCACCGTCCGCTTCGAGGGAGCCGACCTCCGTCGACTCAATCCCGACGAGCGGAGCACCGCCGCGCTCGTCCGGCAGGCCTTGGAGCACCGCGAGGACGCGATCGGACACGTCCCGGCCGAGAGCACGCCCGGCGTCTCGATCCGACGAATGGGGTTCGAGGAGACGCTCGATCACGTCGCCGACGGAACCACTGTCTTCGAACTGCACGAGGACGGCGACCCGATCGCCGACGTCGAGCCACCCGCCGACCCCCTGTTCGTGCTGTCGGACCACAACGAGTTCGCCGACCGTGAGCGCTCGCTGCTCGACGCGGAAGCGGACCGGCGAGTCCGAGTCGGGCCGAAAGTGCTCCACGCAGACCACACGATCACCGTCGCCCACAACTACCTCGATACCGAAGGCTACACCACGTATTGA
- the secF gene encoding protein translocase subunit SecF, translating to MVEFTVPEVDYTRYTNRQLAAIPLAVLAVALLIIAGWFVMTGSPVNQGIAFTGGTEVQVAIDGPQGEAEQQIRAAFSAEPESIRSVPAQSVYVVTFQSETGSVGATELEQQAEAAGLDVRSISTVSASFGGDTQTLALGGLAVAFLGMSVLVFAMFRVFVPSIAVVISAFSDIMIPLALMNVLGIELSLGTVAALLMLIGYSVDSDILLNNHILRRSGDFYESTYRAMRTGVTMTLTSIVAMVVMTITATLFGIQLLAAIGTVLVFGLATDLMNTYMLNLSLLRWYKFEGVNR from the coding sequence ATGGTCGAGTTTACGGTACCGGAAGTCGATTACACCCGGTACACGAACCGCCAGCTCGCGGCGATCCCGCTCGCCGTGCTGGCGGTCGCGCTCCTCATCATCGCGGGCTGGTTCGTGATGACCGGTTCACCGGTGAACCAGGGCATCGCGTTCACCGGCGGAACGGAAGTACAGGTCGCCATCGACGGACCGCAGGGAGAGGCCGAACAGCAGATCCGCGCCGCGTTCTCCGCGGAGCCGGAGTCGATCAGATCGGTCCCGGCACAGAGCGTCTACGTCGTGACGTTCCAGTCCGAAACGGGATCCGTCGGGGCGACGGAGTTGGAGCAACAGGCCGAAGCCGCCGGACTCGACGTCCGGTCGATATCGACCGTCTCAGCCAGCTTCGGGGGCGATACGCAGACCCTCGCACTCGGCGGGCTCGCAGTCGCGTTCCTCGGGATGAGCGTGCTCGTCTTCGCGATGTTCCGCGTGTTCGTCCCATCGATCGCCGTCGTCATCTCGGCGTTCTCGGACATTATGATTCCGCTGGCGTTGATGAACGTGCTCGGGATCGAACTGTCCCTGGGAACCGTCGCGGCGCTGCTGATGCTCATCGGGTACTCCGTCGACTCGGACATCCTCCTGAACAACCACATCCTCCGCCGCTCGGGTGACTTCTACGAGTCGACGTACCGGGCGATGCGGACCGGCGTGACGATGACGCTGACGTCGATCGTCGCGATGGTCGTGATGACGATCACGGCGACGCTGTTCGGCATCCAGCTCCTGGCGGCGATCGGAACGGTGCTCGTCTTCGGACTCGCGACCGACCTTATGAACACCTATATGTTGAATCTGAGTCTGCTTCGCTGGTACAAGTTCGAGGGGGTGAACCGCTGA
- a CDS encoding ABC transporter ATP-binding protein has protein sequence MESAIEISDLRKSYGDVQALDGVDLTVPAGSFFGLLGPNGAGKTTFINVLVGLVRKSGGDARVFGYDVEDDYREVRDRIGLAPQEFNVDRFFPIREVLEHKAGYHGISRARASERTEEVLKRVGIYEKRDTRFDWLSGGMKRRFMLARALITEPDLLILDEPTAGVDVQLRHELWETIVDLNQRGTTILLTTHYIEEAERLCDEVAILDSGRVLDVASPEELMDRGTDDVVVQLREEPTAVPDFAALDERVEAVELDGARLVVTARQGGLVAPEVVRDLDEAGHEIVDLEIKRTSLEEVFVEMTRAGEGRATPEVSSQ, from the coding sequence ATGGAGTCTGCGATCGAGATCAGCGATCTACGGAAGTCCTACGGCGACGTACAGGCGCTCGACGGGGTCGATCTCACGGTTCCGGCGGGGTCGTTCTTCGGTCTCCTGGGCCCGAACGGCGCGGGCAAGACCACGTTCATCAACGTGCTCGTCGGACTCGTCCGCAAGTCGGGCGGCGACGCGCGGGTGTTCGGCTACGACGTCGAGGACGACTACCGCGAGGTCCGCGACCGGATCGGCCTCGCCCCGCAGGAGTTCAACGTCGACCGCTTCTTTCCGATCCGTGAAGTCCTGGAGCACAAAGCCGGTTACCACGGGATATCGAGGGCGCGCGCCAGCGAACGGACCGAGGAAGTCCTGAAGCGCGTTGGCATCTACGAGAAGCGCGACACGCGGTTCGACTGGCTCTCCGGCGGGATGAAGCGCAGGTTTATGCTCGCGCGGGCGCTCATCACCGAACCCGACCTCCTGATCCTCGACGAACCGACCGCCGGAGTCGACGTCCAACTTCGCCACGAATTGTGGGAAACCATCGTCGACTTGAACCAGCGGGGGACGACGATCCTGCTCACGACCCACTACATCGAGGAGGCCGAGCGGCTCTGCGACGAGGTCGCGATCCTCGACTCGGGCCGCGTCCTCGACGTCGCGAGCCCCGAGGAACTGATGGACCGCGGCACCGACGACGTCGTCGTCCAGTTACGCGAGGAACCGACCGCCGTGCCGGACTTCGCGGCGCTCGACGAGCGCGTGGAGGCGGTCGAACTGGACGGAGCGCGCCTCGTCGTCACCGCGCGGCAGGGGGGACTCGTCGCACCCGAAGTCGTCAGAGACCTCGACGAGGCCGGTCACGAGATCGTCGACCTGGAGATCAAGCGCACCTCCCTGGAGGAAGTGTTCGTCGAGATGACCAGGGCCGGGGAAGGCCGGGCGACCCCGGAGGTGTCCTCGCAGTGA
- the rnhB gene encoding ribonuclease HII, with amino-acid sequence MTAGEAKIGSDEAGKGPVLGPMVAAAVRAPPGLLPDDVDDSKRLSPATRESIAETIRDRDDIAIGVAVVSTDRIDDPETDMNTLTVAAHAEAVAAVARDGDAVVADAGDVSESRFARRVREGLADAGSEATVTVNAEHGADESYPLVAAASVVAKVRRDARIDALDEEYAEFGPVGSGYPSDPTTRDFLRRYVAATGELPDCARASWSTSADVLAAAEQSGLSEF; translated from the coding sequence ATGACCGCCGGGGAAGCGAAAATCGGCAGCGACGAGGCTGGCAAGGGTCCCGTCCTCGGGCCGATGGTCGCCGCGGCGGTGCGCGCGCCGCCGGGACTGCTCCCGGACGACGTCGACGACTCCAAGCGGCTGTCGCCCGCCACACGGGAGTCGATCGCCGAGACGATTCGCGACCGCGACGACATCGCGATCGGCGTCGCGGTCGTCTCGACCGATCGCATCGACGATCCCGAGACCGATATGAACACGCTCACCGTGGCGGCGCACGCCGAGGCCGTCGCCGCGGTCGCCCGCGACGGCGACGCGGTCGTCGCCGACGCCGGCGACGTCAGCGAGTCGCGGTTCGCGCGTCGCGTTCGGGAGGGCCTCGCTGACGCCGGATCGGAGGCCACTGTGACCGTCAACGCCGAGCACGGCGCCGACGAGTCGTATCCGCTCGTCGCCGCCGCGTCGGTCGTCGCGAAGGTCCGGCGGGACGCCCGGATCGACGCGCTCGACGAGGAGTACGCCGAGTTCGGTCCGGTCGGGAGCGGATACCCGAGCGACCCGACGACGCGGGACTTCCTCCGCCGGTACGTCGCCGCGACGGGCGAACTCCCCGACTGCGCCAGGGCGTCGTGGTCGACGTCGGCGGACGTGCTCGCCGCCGCCGAGCAGTCCGGGCTCTCGGAGTTCTGA
- a CDS encoding tRNA pseudouridine(54/55) synthase Pus10 yields MSILADARALAAQDPVCDACLGRAFADRSHGLTNAERGRSLRIAAALDDDEPYEPADTTECWVCEGLCARFDEWAERCAAEVEDVEFETYQVGTRTPPLIEENEILLREGADLDEDAGELFKSELNREVGKRVGRLTDTTVDFGRPDVQFTLDLEADLVEVDVHSAFVYGRYRKLERDIPQTEWPCNDCEGSGYIGKQPCEKCDGTGYLYQDSVEGLTAPVVRDVMDGTDTKFHGAGREDVDARMLGTGRPFVIEVMEPRRRRVDVERLEGDINAFAEGRVEVEGLRLADYEMVERVKGLDASKRYRAEVAFGGPVDADGLAAALAELEGATIEQYTPHRVDHRRASLTRERDVYETAGELDDETHATVEIHGAGGLYIKELISGDEGRTNPSLAGLLDVDAEVTALDVVGVYGEDEPFEDESFFRDERVDSASDTASVDDRDPADDGTPSEE; encoded by the coding sequence ATGAGCATTCTCGCCGACGCCCGCGCGCTCGCCGCGCAGGACCCCGTCTGTGACGCCTGCCTCGGGCGAGCGTTCGCGGATCGGAGCCACGGACTGACGAACGCCGAGCGGGGCCGAAGTCTCCGCATCGCCGCCGCGCTGGACGACGACGAACCGTACGAACCGGCCGACACGACCGAGTGCTGGGTGTGCGAGGGGCTCTGCGCCCGGTTCGACGAGTGGGCGGAACGCTGCGCGGCCGAAGTCGAGGACGTCGAGTTCGAGACGTACCAGGTCGGCACGCGAACGCCGCCGCTGATCGAGGAGAACGAGATCCTGCTCCGCGAGGGGGCCGACCTCGACGAGGACGCGGGCGAACTGTTCAAATCGGAGTTAAACCGCGAAGTCGGCAAGCGCGTCGGTCGACTCACGGACACGACCGTCGACTTCGGACGGCCGGACGTGCAGTTCACGCTCGATCTCGAAGCCGACCTCGTCGAGGTCGACGTCCACTCGGCGTTCGTCTACGGTCGGTATCGAAAGCTCGAACGCGACATCCCGCAGACCGAGTGGCCGTGCAACGACTGCGAGGGGTCGGGATACATCGGCAAACAGCCCTGCGAGAAGTGCGACGGGACGGGCTATCTCTATCAGGACAGCGTCGAGGGCCTGACCGCGCCGGTCGTCCGCGACGTGATGGACGGCACCGACACGAAGTTCCACGGCGCTGGGAGGGAGGACGTCGACGCGCGGATGCTCGGCACGGGTCGCCCGTTCGTCATCGAAGTGATGGAGCCGCGTCGCCGCCGGGTCGACGTCGAGCGCCTGGAGGGCGACATCAACGCCTTCGCCGAGGGCCGCGTCGAAGTCGAGGGGCTCCGCCTCGCGGACTACGAGATGGTCGAGCGGGTCAAGGGCCTCGACGCCTCCAAGCGCTACCGCGCCGAGGTGGCGTTCGGCGGTCCGGTCGACGCCGACGGCCTCGCGGCCGCCCTCGCCGAACTCGAGGGCGCGACCATCGAGCAGTACACGCCCCATCGGGTGGATCACCGCCGAGCGAGTCTGACCCGGGAGCGGGACGTCTACGAGACTGCGGGCGAACTCGACGACGAGACCCACGCGACCGTCGAGATCCACGGGGCGGGCGGGCTCTACATCAAGGAACTGATCTCCGGCGACGAGGGACGGACGAACCCGAGTCTCGCGGGACTGCTCGACGTCGACGCCGAGGTGACCGCCCTCGACGTCGTCGGCGTCTACGGCGAGGACGAACCGTTCGAGGACGAGTCGTTCTTCCGCGACGAGCGGGTCGACTCCGCGAGCGATACCGCGTCGGTTGACGACCGCGATCCCGCCGACGACGGCACCCCCTCCGAGGAATGA